The sequence AAAAAACCTGGAGAAAATTGACCCCAAGACTAggtacgttttttttttttctcttttgtctttttttctgaatttgttaAAGCTGAGAATAAGATGGGAGATTTGCATAATGACttgagttttctgatttttttttaatttgctgtcAGTGCTAAACACCTTTTTCTGGGGAATAAGAAAATTGACAGAATTTTAGTGGGTCATATTCCGCATTATAATTTTTACAGTCTGGCTAACCTTTTGTTTGGATTGCAACACTAAGAAGCAATGGAGATTTTTAGCCagctagtttgaaaaaaaaattttttttagttttttagttttatttattcatgagagacacagagacagagagagaggcagagacacaggcagagagagaagcaggctccatgcaggtggcctgatgtgggattcgatcccgggtgtccaggatcaggccctaggctgaaggcggtgctaaaccgctgagccacccgggctgccctagtttgaaaattttgaaggaatattttgaaagttaaCTTTTGTTCAGTATTTACTGTAAAACAGGAATAGGGCTGTCTCATTTGTCCAATAACCCAGTGAGAGGAATGAGACAAGAAGTATATGCCTCGTTTTTCACTGGCAGAAATGAACTTGTATATGTTACAGTATTTGCcaaggaatataaaattaaactCTGGCAGTCAAGGTTCTCTATAATCTGGTCCTTTGTGTCTGGCCTCAGGGGCCTTACCTCCTTACCTGTGttcttatttctcaaagttctaaTAAAATCTTGTGATTAGGGATCCctcagtggcgcagcggtttggcgcctgcctttggcccagggcgcgatcctggaaaccggggatcgaatcccacatcaggctcccggtgcatggagcctgcttctccctctgcctatgtctctgcctctcttctctctcgtgactatcataaataaaaaaaaaaaaaaaatcttgtgattAAAAGATTCCCTACATTGTATCGTAAAAGTGCTAAGATGCATCTGGACACTTCCCCTTCCTGAGTATTTTAGTTCAGGCTGGATAATGCGTTCTCCCTATATTCCATTTAACTCCAGGAATACATAAAACCTAAAATCTGAATTTGAGACCTCTAACAATTGCTCCTCCGTAGAGGGTGAGGTTTAAACAATCTTGAGTTAGGGGCGCCGGGAtagctcaatggttgaatgtctgccattagctcaggtcatgatcccagagtcctgggatcaagtcccacatcaggctccccatggaaagcctggtgtccctctgcctatgtctctgcctctctctctctctctaatgaataagtaaataaaatctttttttttttaagattttatttatttattagagacacacagagagagagagaggcagagacacaggcagagggagaagcaggccccatgcagggagcccgacaatgggattcaatcccaggtctctaggatcacaccctgggctgaagggggcgctaaactgctgagcccccgggctgcccagtaaataaaatctttaaaaataatgaattaaaaaaataatgaattaaagaGGTACAGGATTGACACCCAAAGGGAACAGAAAGGCCAAAAAGGCTGAGGTAGTGCCTttaagcaagtttttttttttttttttttaagattttattcatttattcatgagagagagagacagagacataggcagagggagaagcaggctccatgcagggagcctgacatgggactcgatcccaggattccaggatcacaccctgggccgaaggcaggtgccaaacctctgacccactcagggatcccctttaagCAAGTTTTTAAGTTTACAAACCAGTATAGCTGTAACTAGTAGAAAATGAGTTTAGCTTTCCCAGGTCTATGCAGAGATTCACATTTTCAGCCTCCTCAATAAACTTGTGCAGTGTTTCGTGCCTGGCTGATTATCAGAatgattagtatttttttttaaagatttatttatttattatagacacagagagagagagaggcagagacacaggaggagggagaagcaagctccatgcaggagcccgacgcgggactcgatcccaggtctctaggatcacgccctgggctgcaggcagcgctaaaccgctgcgccaccggggctgccccagaatgaTTAGTATTATCATGGTGATCACATTGCTGGTCCCATCCCAAACCTACTGACTCAGTCTCTGAAGACAAATGGGCATAGTCAGGGTCACCTGGTGATCCACATTTAACATCCTCCCAAGGGATGGTGGCACTTTGAAGTATAAGAGCCATTGTTCTTACCCAGTCTTATTTCACACTGTTTGGCTCCAGTTATACCAAACTAGTTGATGTAGGCAATCCAGGTAATTATTTCATGTGTTTAAGATCAAGGGTTTCCCTTGTTCTACTCTGTGCACAACTCTTTAAGTGGTTCATATTTATTACTGGTTATAATGAAGCCATATTAtagttgtggatttatttttctctttcagcagaTTCTTTCCTCttggtgttttatttgttttactatcTTGGTCCCTGGCATATGTCTAGCATGTAGTAGGTACTCAGAAATACTTGCTGAAGACATGAGGGTAAAAAGCAGCTTGAATATTCAGTGAAACTATTATCTGTGGTGCTATAATGGTGAATACATGTACTATTATCTGTGGTGCTATAATGGTGAATACATGtctttatacatttgtcaaacccatagaatgtacaccaccaagaatgaaccctacTGTAAATTatgggatttgaaaaaaaataaaaataaaaaataaataaattataggatTTGGATGATAATATGTTAAATGTAGATTCATCATTTGTGATGAATGGACCTTTCTGGTGGAGGATGATGATAATTGAGGCTGTGTGTGGTAGGAGTCAGGGGCCTATGGGCTTACCTTCCATTCAGTTTTGGTGTGAACCTAAAAtagctcttaaaaataaagtctattattAGGATATTTTTAGAAAGGTTCATACATAcctaaatttcagattttttatttttctagggaACTgcatctctaattttatttttgttaatttattttttgcatctaatttaaatatttatttgtttatttgagagaaagcacgaacacagtggggaggggcagagggagagagaatcttaagcagactctgggctgagtgtagagctcaatatgggacttgatctcatggccctgagatcatgacccaagctgaaaccaagtcagacacttaactgactatgccacccaggtgcccctgcatctctaattttaaacagaaatttactttACATCAAagttttcttagtttattttgttaaaagataattttctattgaagtatataataaatttcatgaaaggaaatatataattgatttgttcattcatgataatatttacttttttaattttataattttaattaaggttaacaaatcattttttattccttttcagtgTGCTCATGGATAACATGAAACATGtattaaaactaaacaaattaataatgaaaTCACACCAGGTAACTGCACATTGGGTTGCTTATGCATTCTCATGATTTCAGTAACCTGTTGCTGGCAACCATATTGTATATAGTTATTTTTTGGTATggaaataaagagattaaaaattggAGGTTGGGAAAACATGAATTAATAGATAAAATTGAGTGATGTAAGTGTTACAGGTTTGTTCTTAGGTAATGTGCCTTCACTTTTTCAGGAATCTTGGGATTTGGAGGAAAAACTGCTTGATGTTAGAAAGAAGAGATTAGGTATGtagaacagttttgtttttgttttctgtagaaAACATTTTCACTTACTGTAGAGATTGATAAGGCCAGTTATCTCAGCCATTgagaaatttcttaattttcaaattttcttaaaattttgcacatggtctctttaaaaatagtatataaaatgtattttgcttgattcaattttattgttttagaactttaaatcacaaaattaatatattctcagggggaaaaaatcaaataatacagTAAAGTATAGTGTCAAAGTCAAAATATTGGTATTTTTCACCAAGCAAGTCATTTTCAGATCAAAATGGAACTGCAACCTGAAATGATgcctatgaaatattttctgttgaCTGAAACAGTCAGGAGCTATTCTGCTTCACTATTTTTCCAGACTCTTGTTTGTAGGAGTTGTTAtatatagtatctttttttttttaatctaatagaATTAAAACAATCTTCAGAAAATAAACTGTTAGAAATACAGActgaaaagaacaaacagaaggaTGATTTGGCCAATATGGAAAATTCAAACAAGATAAAGGCCATGCAACGAAACCTGAAGATGGAGATACAAATTACTACAGTTATTCAAAACGTGTTCCAGGTAACATTTAGATAAATTAGGAAAGGAGgtaaagaacttgttaaaaatgatggttctgggcagcccctgtggcccagcggtttagtgccgccttcagcccagggtgtgatcctggagtcacgggatcgagtcccacatccggcttcctgcatggagcctgcttctccctctgcctgtgtctctgtctctccgtgtgtgtgtgtgtgtgtgtgtctgtcataaataaataaataaataaataaataaataaatagtcttttttttttttttaaagattttatttatttattcatgagagacacagagagagaggcagagacacaggtagagggagatgcaggccccaTACACggagccccgacgtgggactcgatcccgggaccccaggatcacgccctgggctgaaggcgggcgctaagctgctgagccacccagggatccccctaaagtctttaaaaaaaataaaattgatggggacgcctgggtggctcagcagttgagtgtctgcctccggctcagggcgtgatcccagcatcctgggatcgagtcccacatcgggctccccacagggaggctgcttctccctctgcctgtgtctctgcctctctctgtgtctctcatgaataaataaataaaaataaaatcttaaaaatttttttgttaaaaaaatgattgttgggatccctgggtggcgcagtggtttggcgcctgcctttggcctagggcgcgatcctggagacctaggatcgattcccacgtcgggctcccggtgcatggagcctgcttctctctgcctgtgtctctgcctctctttctctctctgtgactatcataaataaataaaaattaaaaaaaaaaaaatgattgttctGTTACTTTCAGATTTGCTTTTAGTTAATCTTTGATcctgaaaaaaatcatgaattcaATACTAGATAGTAGTCtgtttacatatatttagaaCTTATGTGTACTTAATGTTCAAAGCTTTGACTTTTCATTGTGATTACATCTTAGGCATTTATAAGTGGGGTGATTTTTATCAGCTCTGTGGAGATAGGTTTAATGGTGGGGTGGAGAGTATTAGAACTTGAACTTGGAAGGTAAGGGAAAACATGGATGGAAGTGATGGGAATCTAGAATTATGATCCTACTGCAACTTAATAGTTGCAAATCTTgaacaaattattattaaagttttCTACATATCAGTTTCCCTGTTTAGAAAGAGAGCTTGTAAAAGCTAAAGaagagggatccccgggtggcgcagcggtttagcgcctgcctttggccccgggcgcgatcctggagacccaggatcgaatcccacgtcgggctcccggtgcatggagcctgcttctccctctgcctatgtctctgcctctctctctctctctctgtgtgtgactatcataaaaaaaaaaaaaaaaaaaaaggctaaagaaGAGAATTCATGTTAATCTGTTTAGCATAATGTCTGGTCCAAGTAAATTCTCAGTTAATGTTGGTAGTTGTTAGTACATCACCTCTTAAACTTTATGTGTTCCTTtattctgaagagttttcattgctcttttgaattataaaatatctcaaactataaaatacttaaattacCAGATTTCAATGATGAAGATATACAGTTAAAATTGCCTATTATCCGTGGAGCAAATATTATGTGTGAAGCATATCCTTGTAGAATATGAATTCTTTTATCTGACCATAAGAAAATCttcctaaagtctttttttttttttttttttttaatttaagagaagTGAACATAACCGGGGGGTAAGGGAGGGATAGCAGAAGTAGGGGGAAATAATCTCAAGctaactccacactgagcatagagctgttgtgggcttgatctcatgaccctaagatcttgacctgagccaaaaccaagagttggacacttaaccaactaagccacccaggtgcccctcttcatcAGGTCTTAAATCTACTTTTTAATAGTAGTGGGTTACTAGGAGTAAGGAAGTCCACCACTAGCCTCCAGTGGAGGATTGCATTATAAGTACAGgatcactttaattttctttggcaTGTTGTTCCTGCTGCTTTGGTACttgtattattttgtctttttttttttttaatttttatttatttatgatagtcgcacagagagagagagagaggcagagacacaggcagagggaaaagcaggctccatgcaccgggagcccgacgtggaatttgatcccgggtctccaggatcgcgccctgggccaaaggcaggcgccgaaccactgcgccacccagggatccctattttgtctttctttttttttttttttttttaattttttaatttatttatgatagtcacagagagagagagagagagagaggcagagggagaagcaggctccatgcaccgggagcccgacgtgggatttgatcccgggtctccaggatcgcgccctgggccaaaggcaggcgccaaaccactgtgccacccagggatccctattttgtctttcttaatttttattcatatccTCTTAGTGTTAATTTTGATTTAGTGAAATCATTACTTTGTTAAGCAGAGTATAGCTTTGGCTACATAAGGAGCTCATGCCCCTAATGGGTTCAGTCATATTTGAATGCTTACTTCCTCTtgcttttgtaaatttaattagATTTATATACACTAGCCCTATAGCAAGAATGTGCCATGTGTAGGCCAAAGGTTTAAATacttttatacataaaaatacaattctAAAATCTATTTAAACAGAATTTGAATTAGTAACTTGgtatcagggggatccctgggtggctcagtggtttagcacctgcatttggcccagggcgcggtcctggagtcctgggatcgagtcccacgtcgggctcccggcatggagcctgcttctccctctgcctgtgtctctgcctctctctctatctctatcatgaataaataaataaaatcttaaaaaaaaaaacgtaactTGGTATCATTGAGccatagttttttgttgttttttttaataaatagggCATAACAGTATGTTTAAACCATTTTTCACTGTAGAAGTGCAAACTGACTGAACCATAGCTacagtcttttttctttaatctagAATACATTGCAAAAATCCTTACTATGTAAAAGCTATCTACAAAAACTGATGcagccaaaaaaaatattttaaacattcctAGCATTATGGGGATTAAGGCTAGGCCCTTATTGAAAGTGGAAATGAGGATacaagaatgtattttttatttttttaaatagattttatttattcatttatttgagaaagaaagagagcatgcataagtgggaggagggggcagacagagagggagagggaatctaaAGCAGCAAACTTCACTGAGGGTGGgctgaggagggcaggggtggttCTGTCTCACTACTGCAAGATTaggacatgagccaaaaccaagtcagacccttaactaactgagccgcCCACATGCCCCAAGAATGTAAGTTTTTCATGGAGTAGATACCTACACCTAGTTTGGTAAAGATAAATTTGATAAGATTAGTGAAAAaaggggcccccgggtggctcagtcagttaagtgcctttggcgcaggtcatgatcccagggtcattgggctctctgctcagtgacgagcctgcttctccctcctcttcccccacgcAATGCACAGCATTGTGATTATAGGtaacaatattattatatattatatccttCAAAGTTgctctcaccacaaaaaagaaataattttgtgacACAATGGAGATGTAAGCTAATGCCATGGTCATCAAATCAACCCACTGTACACCTTCAACTTATATGAAactgtgtcaattatatctctattaaaaaaatacagtgtgtgtgcacatgtgtgctctcttgttttctcaaaatctttttaaaaatttagtgaaaggatttttaaaaattttgttaaatttttaaacatacttataactttaagataatttttttttctttttttattacagaaCCTCATATTAGGAAGTAAAGCCAATTGGGCAGAGGATCCTACCTTAAAGGAAATTGTTCTACAGCTTGAGAAGAATCTCACCACAATCTAATAAGAATTGTGCTTTGACATTTTTGTTTCAGTCTTTGGTATCTCATTTAAGTGGCatatttcaaacaaaaatctttttagtgttttttaactAGTATCATAAATCTTTTGTAGCTTAACACTATAACTTggaatttgttcttttaaatatgataaaGTGACTGGCATTctctaaaaatatctgaaaatcttAGCCTTGCAAGGGTCCCAAAAGACATGaatgtggacatttttttctACGACATTCCTGGCGGTTCCAACTCTCATTTggagtactttttcttttcttcttttttctctccttttttctttctttccttctttcttttttgtagtttcaagtttttatttaaactccagttagttaacatacagtgtaatattagtttcaaggagtagaagtcagtgattcatcactatAGAACACTCCAGTGCtaatcacaagtgctctccttaatacccatcacccatttaacccgtCTCCCCGTGCCCCATAATTTGGAATACTTCTGTGCGCTTTTGAAAAAAGTATCCACATCTTTGTTTTTTCCAACTATCAGTTGTATTTTATTGAAATCTCATTTTAGTTTCATCTCACCAcagattattttttccctctcttttttaaaaatatagagatataattgacatagctTCATATAAGTTGAAGGTATACAGTGGGTTGATTTGATGACCATGGCATTAGCTCACATCTCCATTGTgccacataattatttttttgtggtgagaacattctCTTCaaagtctcttagcaactttgaagtatataatattGTTACCTATAATCACAATGCTGTGCATTCAATCTTCAAAAACTTACTCATCTTCTAACTGCTGCATGTTTGTACTCTGTGGCCAACATCTCTGCAAGTCCCTCATATTCCAtccacatctttatttatttactttcccatccacattttttttaaagatttttatttatttattcatgagagacacacagagagagaggcagagagagaggcaggctccatacagggagcctgatgtgggactcaattctgggactccaggatcacgccctgggccaaagccaggtgctccaccgctgagccacccaggtgccccccatccacatttttaaacagaaaccCAAATAAAGTACCTcagccttgaaaaataaaaaagataaacctATCCAAAGGGCTAATGCCTGTGGTTCTTGTAGAGTaattgtgaattttttattttgtatttctgtattatGCTTTACttttagaagttaaaaagtaaatgttactttgtcttatgaaaaaatagaacttgctggctggctcaggtgatcacgtgactcttgatctcggagttttgaattcaagccccatgttgggtatacagGTTACTAAAACTAtatataagtaaatttaaaaaaatagaacttgccATTTTTTACAGCATCCCATTCCTTTTTGGAGAAAGTTCTGATTTGAGTTCTTTATTACTTTGGAACTGTTGATCATTTTTATAGACAACGTAGTGTTTTcaacattgtttttctttaagattttactgatttattagagagagagagagagaatgagtgggaggagagggagagggataagcagacttccCAGTGCACATGGAGTCCAAAGCAGggctctgtccccccacccatgagatcatgacccaagctgaaaccaagaatcagagggttaatcaactgagccacccaggcaggtgccccaacaagttatatatttattatggaAAGGCATTCTGGAAAATACCTTCCTGATACAAAGATTCAGCATCATCTAAAAAACTGCATTTTcctgaaatgattttaaagtttctacttgaggggtgcctgggtggctcattaggtttaagcatctgcctttagctcaggtaatgatcctccagtcccgggatcaagccccacatctgcttcttcctctgcccctcacgttgcttgtgctctccctctctctcaaataaataaaatcttttttaaaaaaataaagtttctggggatccctgggtggcgcagcggtttggcgcctgcctttggcccagggtgcgatcctggagaccggggatcgagtcccacatcgggctccctgcatggagcctgcttctccctctgcctatgtctctgcctctctctctctctgtgtgactatcataaataaataaaatctttaaaaaaaaaataaataaagtttctacTTGGGAAAGGTGTACATTATTTCCACGAAGGCTAATTTCACCAAGCCAAACATCACTGGGACAAGAAAGTATACTCCCACAACAGGGGAATGCTAGGTTTCATAGTGGGGGAAAGAATATGGGTATCTGCTGAAAAGCATAAAGTCCACCACAGTATGAAGTCTTGGTCTTAAATATTAACTTCCTTTTTGCACATAGAAGACACACTTCCCAAAGGAAAGTTAACAGTCTCATTCAGTCATCACAGTTTCAAAGTTCAGGATCTCACGATAGTCTTTCACATCAGGTCCAAATGTGGCTTTTCATGATCTGGAGATTAATGAACTGAATAAGACAAATTCTGTTGCTTCACACAGCCAGCATACTATACGGGACAaggttagcaattctgaaatacTGCTTGGCAGATGATAGGAGGTGCCCTTTCCGAGGCAGGGGGAACACTTTTTGATTCGGTTCTTATACTGCTCACTGgaagaaggtttttgttttgttaagattttatttattcatgagagacacagagaggcagagacacaggcagagggagaaggaggctctctggggggagcccgatgtgggactcgatccggggtctgcaggatcacaccctgggctgagggcggtgctaagccgctgagccacccaggctgccctggaagaggttcttttgtgctttttgaCTCTGCTCTTTGCTAAGTTCTCCCTTTCCATTATTGGCCTTGGCCATATCTGAAGAAGGTATTAGAACTATGTCCTGAGCAGCTTTCTCAGCTGGGCACCCAAATACCATTTTACATCTCAGTCCGTCTTAAATTCTGGGCCTGCGGTGCTTTTGTTAGTATATTTTActaacagattattttaaatgtgattattttaaatgtgattggTGGTGAGGCTCAGTTTCTTCGTTTGGCTGGTTCATCTATATCAGAGGCCAGCAAACTATGGCTTACCAGCTGGCTGTTTTTATAattgaagttttattggaacaaagcTTTGCCCATAGATGtacatattatctatggctgctttccaTTAACCCTAGCATATTTGAGTTGAACTGAGCGTCAGAGATTATATGCACTGgcaccctatttttttttttacagtcacTGACTTAAACCAGATGACTTGTACAAAGTTTTCTATTAGGACTTGTCTCATTGCTTCCTAGTAGcttatataactttatatataaagatctgtattctttattttttgaaaagcttatttattcatgagggacagagagagacacagacagagggagaagccggatgagggactccattcctgaaccctgggatcaagacccgagccaaaggcaaccaccgagccacctaggcgtctTCACACCTGTGTTCTTTAAACTAGAAGTTAGATCTGCTTTATTACatgtaatttcaatttttttttttgtagtttcaaatttttttatcaagaaaattCACAAATTGTCTTAGGTACTTTTTACTGAATCACAACAAGAGGCCATCATGCATGGTGAGTTTTGCCTAAGGGTCTACAGCCAATGACAGAACAGGGGACCTGGAACTAGAAGGGAGTCAAAGGCCAGGTAACTAGGGACATTAAGAACCataatacagggcagccccggtggcccagcggtttagcgccgccttccgcccagggtgtgaccccggggtgccggaatcgagtcccaagtcccaagtccatgcatggagcctgcttctccctctgcctgtgtctctgcctctctctgtctcaaagtaaataaattattaaaaaaaaaaaaaaaaaaaaaaaaagctctccgGGGAAGGAACAGCTGACACAAAGtcagcaggggcaggtgggaggggcacgggggcggggccagccccAGCGGAGGAGGAGCCCGCTCGGCGCCGCTCGCCCCGCCCCTTGACGTCACGGGaggcccggcccccgccgcccgccgcccggggcTCCCGTTATCCCCGCGCGGAGCGAGCGCCCCGGAAGCCTCCCCAGCCTGGGGTCATGATGGGCAGCAAGATGGCGTCCGCCAGCAGGGTCGTTCAGGTAAGGCGACTGGGTCGCTTTTTCGCGCCGTGGGCGGTAGGGATGGTGGCGATTATAGCAATGGCGGAGGCGGAGGCTGCGCGGTGACCCCGGCCCCCCCCCGCTCCGGGTTCTGTCTGGGAACTGGACCTGTGGCCGTCGGGTCGGTCAGGGAGCCGGGGCCTGGAGCTGAGGGTTCGAGCCGGGCTGCCGGAGCGCGGGGCCCGGAGCAGCCGGGGGGCCCGGACCCGTACCCGCCCGGGGGCCCGGAGCAGCCGGGGGGCCCGCAGTCTGCGAGCTGGGCTGCCCTGGCCGTGGTCCGGCCAATGGGCGCGTGGCGCTGCCTGGACCGCCCCCGAGCAGCCAATGGGAAGGACGCGAACCCCGGGTCTGACCCGCGTCCCTTCAAGGTCTCGGGAATGGCCGGAGCCCCGGCCTGCCAGCCGCGTTCCCCCCGGCGTCGTCCTCAGCGATCCGAGCGTCCGGCTACCGGCTGGACGGGGGGACGGGGGGACGGGGGGACGGGGGGGCAGAGGTGTTACTTAAGTGCAGCTGTCACGTCTTAACGATGCAGGTGTTGGTTTCCCAAGCTTGCTTTCTTTCCCGCTGAGTTTACTTCGGTAGCTAGAGGAGCC comes from Canis lupus familiaris isolate Mischka breed German Shepherd chromosome 2, alternate assembly UU_Cfam_GSD_1.0, whole genome shotgun sequence and encodes:
- the CENPH gene encoding centromere protein H → MERRPGEQAAGEPADCGAGGGEGGDDEPPQGAGAQAARPEARLTLLLRLRAQTKQQLLEYKSMVDANEEKTPEQLIQDKHIEAKIEDLEKEVEEVKTAFEMKKLALDRMQLSIALQKNLEKIDPKTSVLMDNMKHVLKLNKLIMKSHQESWDLEEKLLDVRKKRLELKQSSENKLLEIQTEKNKQKDDLANMENSNKIKAMQRNLKMEIQITTVIQNVFQNLILGSKANWAEDPTLKEIVLQLEKNLTTI